GCCTCTATGGTGTTTTCAAAAGTTGGAGGTTCGGGATTGTCAACAATGGTATCAATTTCACTCCTTGTCTTTTCAATGGCCTTCAGAAAGGCGGGTTTAAAGTGCGCGTTTTTGATTTTTGAAAAAGGGGCCGTATCAAAGGGTTGAAGTAATGGATTCATTGAAGTTTCTATTGAGTGGGACATAACCTGGGGTTTCGTTTGATGTTAAAGGTTAAAGGTTAAAGGTTAAGGGCTAAGGGCTAAGGGTTAAGGGTTAAGGGCTAAGGGCTAAGGGTTAAGGGCTAAGGGCTAAGGGTTAAGGGCTAAGGGCTAAGGGTTAAGGGTGTCGTCCATTTTAGGTTTATGGCGAAACCTTGTTTCCCATTCGTTATTTTTTGGTTTGCACTTCTTTTGCACCGGCGATCACCTTTTGTTTCAATCCTTCTTTGTACACCTCAACTTTATCTCGGACACATTTGTCCGAACTTCCAATAATCTGAGCTGCTAAAATCCCCGCATTTTTTGCACCGTTAAGGGCTACGGTCGCCACGGGTACGCCACCGGGCATTTGGAGTATGGACAATACGGAGTCCCATCCGTCAATTGAATTGGAGCTTTTTACGGGAACACCAATCACTGGTAAGGGGGAAAGGGAGGCCACCATACCCGGTAAATGTGCTGCGCCACCAGCACCCGCAATAATGACCGAATATCCGTTTTTGTGGGCATTTTTACCAAATTCGAATAACTTTTCAGGGGTGCGGTGGGCCGATACAATATCTACATCCACTTCAATATCAAATCCTTTTAGAATATCTACGGCATCCTGCATGACCGGAAGGTCACTGGTGCTACCCATAATAACGGCTACTTTGCTCATTTACTGATAACTTTTATTTTGTCCTTTACTTGTTGGGCAATCTCCCTGGCACGTTCAATATTTTCGTGAACTATGGTTACATGTCCCATTTTTCGGAAGGGCCTTGTCTGCTTTTTTCCATAAATATGGGGGGTTACCCCCCTTTTGCCAAGTATGTCCTTAATATGTTCATAAACAACATCACCACTATGCCCTTCCGCACCTACCAGATTGACCATGACCCCGGCAACTTTACTGTCCGTTTTACCTAAGGGAAGCCCCAAAATACAGCGTAAATGTTGTTCAAACTGGTTGGTATAGCTGGCTTCTATACTATAATGGCCACTATTATGGGGTCTTGGGGCCACTTCATTGACCAAAATTTCATCCTCATGGGTTTGGAAGAGTTCTACGGCCAAGAGTCCTACATGGTCAAAACTCTCGGATACTTTCAGGGCCACTTCCTGTGCTCTTTTGGCAACGGTTTCATCAATTCGTGCCGGGCAGAGAACATATTCCACCTGGTTCGCCTCTGGATGGAATTCCATTTCCACAACGGGATAGGTTTTGGTTTCCCCCTGGGCATTTCGAGCTACAATAACGGCCAGTTCATTTTTAAAGTTCACGAATTGTTCAGCAATGCATTCCACATTGGGCAAACCTTTCAAATCCTCGATTTCTCGAATGATCTTTACCCCCTGTCCATCATAGCCAAACTGTGCACTTTTCCATACAAAGGGCAATTGCAGTCCGCCATGGGCTATACTCTCCTTAATTTCGGAAGTATAGGCAAATCGGGAAAAATCCGAAGTGGGGATGTCATGGTCGCGATAGCTCAACTTTTGCTTCGCTTTATTCTGTATGGTCCGCAATACCTTGGACTGTGGATAGACCGTAACCCCTTCCGCCTCCAATTTTTCCAGAGCGTCCACATTTACGTTTTCAATCTCGATCGTAAGTACGCCCACATCCTTTCCAAAGTTGAAAACGGCATCTTCATCCAATAGATTTCCCTGTACAAAATCATTACAGGCTATTTTGCAAGGTGCTTCTGGCGAAAGATCCATTACCTTGGTAAAAACGTCCCATTTGCGGGTTTCATAGAGCAACATTTTGCCCAATTGTCCTCCACCCAGTATTCCTAATTTAAAATCCGATGAGAAATAATCCATATCGCAATTGAAATGGGGACAAAAATACGCGGAATTCGTGATTCCATTGGAATTGGACCTGTAAAACACATCCTAAAACACTATCTTAGCGCCCCTCGTTTAAAGGATTTCGGTGATAAAGTTACATGATAAATATTTCGAGCCATTTTTAAATGAAGCTGAAATCAAAGCTGCTGTTAAAAAGATAGCACAGGAGATTGCTGCGGATTACAAGAATGAAGTGCCAATTTTTGTTGGTGTACTCAACGGGGCCTTTATGTTCGTTTCGGATCTCTTAAAAGAATATCCCCATCCTTGTGAGGTAACTTTTGTGAAATTGAGTTCCTACCACGGGTTGACCTCCACCGGCATTGTGGAAACCCTATTGGATGTTTCCGAAGATATTGAAGGGCGCAGTATCATTATCTTGGAAGACATCATTGACACGGGCAGGACATTACAAAAGTTAGTGCATTTGTTTTCGAAAACCCATGTAAAGGAATTTAAGATTGCCTCACTTTTTTATAAGTCCGAAATCTATAATGGGGAATATACCATTGATTATGTAGGGCTTGAAATACCCACTAAATTCATTGTAGGCTACGGACTTGACTATAATGAGCTTGGAAGGAATTTAAAGGAAGTTTATCAATTAAACCAGACCAATATGATTAACCTAGTTCTTTTTGGAAAACCAGGAGCTGGAAAAGGGACCCAGGCGGGATTCCTAAAGGAAAAATACAATTTGAAGCATATTTCCACAGGAGATGTGTTTCGCTACAATATCAAGAATGGCACGGAGCTGGGCAAATTGGCCAAATCCTATATCGATGATGGTGATCTGGTGCCGGATGAGGTGACCATAAAAATGTTGCAGGACGAAGTAGAGAAGAACCAGGATGCGGCAGGGTTTATTTTTGATGGATTCCCACGAACAACGGCCCAGGCCCAGGCCTTGGACAATTTTTTAGAGAGCAAGGACATGCAGGTAAATGCCACTATTGCCTTGGAAGCGGATGATGAGATTTTAATACAGCGGCTGTTGGAAAGAGGAAAGGAAAGCGGCCGCAGTGATGACCAGGACGAAAACAAAATCCGTAACCGTTTTGATGAATACAACGAAAAGACGGCCCCGCTAAAGGACTACTATCAAAATCAGGGCAAGTTCCACTCCGTCAATGGAATTGGTGGTATAGCCGAAATTACCGAGCGATTGGGCAAGGTAATCGATGAATTGTAGGAGTGGCTCGAATCTTTCCATTGGTATTCTGCCTATTTCTTTGTTTTTCCTGTAATCCTGAATTACAGTGGAAAGAGGATATTTTGCAAGAGGTGATTGCGTATGACGGGCAGGCCCAAGAACTCAAAGCGGAATATCCGGTAGATTCAGGTTCATCAACCGCCATTCTAATAAAGCCCTATCGAGAGGGGAATGGACTGCAAAAAACGGTTTTTCGCCACATAAGGGAAGGCTATATTTATTTTGAAAGACATATTTATTTTAAAGGGGAGCGGGTGCTTTACGCCCATTATATCGGAGTTGCCCCCAGAATAGCAAAACAGAACGGGAAAGTCTCCGGGAGTTCGGATTTTTTGTTGTTCAGCAAGCAATACTTCTTTGAACGGGAAGGAATTGGAATCAGACGTAGCCGTCAATTGATTTCCGAGCAATTTAAGCCAAAGGATTCCGTACTTCCCCTATTGAAGGAGGTAATTCCGGAGGAAACAAAAATATACCGGGAGGAGTATCTGGAGATAAACAATTACTTTAGGGAGGTAATGTCATTAGAGGAGCTGAAATGACGGAAGGTAATTTTGTTGATTATGTAAAAATCCATGTGTCCTCGGGAAACGGGGGCAAGGGGTCCACGCACCTGCGCCGCGAAAAGTTTGTGGCCATGGGTGGACCGGATGGTGGCGATGGGGGACGTGGCGGTCACATCGTCATAAAGGGCAACAAGAACCTTTGGACCTTGGTCCATTACAAGTTCAAAAGGCATTTTAAAGCGGGACATGGGGAACATGGGGGCAGACAGCGAAGTACCGGTGCCAATGGACAGGATATTTATTTGGAAGTGCCTTTGGGAACTGTGGTCCGGGATACCGATTCCAACGAGCTTCTTTTTGAAATTACCGAAGATGGCGAAGAAAAGACCGTAGCAAAAGGTGGTCTCGGTGGCCGTGGAAACTGGCATTTCAAAAGTTCGGTAAACCAGACTCCCCGTTACGCACAACCCGGTATTGAGGGACAGGTGAAAAACCTGACCCTGGAGTTGAAGGTTTTGGCCGATGTGGGCCTTGTAGGTTTTCCCAATGCCGGCAAATCCACTTTACTTTCTGTGATGACCTCCGCAAAACCCAAAATTGCAGATTATGAGTTTACTACCCTAAAGCCAAATCTGGGTATCGTGCAATATCGTGATTTTAAGAGTTTTGTCATGGCGGATATTCCCGGAATTATTGAAGGTGCTGCTGAGGGAAAAGGATTGGGCCACTATTTTTTACGGCATATAGAGCGTAATGCTACCCTGCTGTTTTTGATTCCCGCAGACAGTAAGGACATCTCCAAAGAATATGAGATCCTTTTGGACGAGCTCCGCAGGTATAATCCGGAATTATTGGATAAGCAACGGTTGGTGGCCATCTCCAAGAGCGATATGCTCGATGACGAATTGACGGAGGAAATAGATCGTTCCCTGAAGGACGATTTTAAGGATGTGGATTATCTTTTCATTTCTTCCGTATCGCAAAAAGGAATTTTGGAGTTAAAGGATAAACTCTGGATGCTTTTGAACGATTAAGTTGTTATTTTTCGCATTCTGCATTCCAACATTTTATAACTTTAAGAACAATCTTGTGACATGAAGTTTGTTCCTCTCTTATTTGTTTTGCTATTGTTCGCCGGTTGTGCTGCGGTGCAGGTCAACTATGATTATTCCAAAAGAACCGATTTTTCCAATTACGCCACCTATAATTATTTCCTTGATATGGAAACCGGCCTAAGTGAATTGGACGAGCGACGATTACTGCGGGTATTGGACTCAACACTGCAATCCAAAGGTCTTTTGCTTTCGGAAGAACCGGATATTCTTGTAAACATCATTAGTGAGGAATTTCCCGATGTGCCTCAGAATACGTTGGGAGTTGGGATAGGTGGAACCGGTGGTAATGCCGGTGGGGGTATTTCCATGGGTATTCCGGTAAGCAGCAGTTCCCGGTTACGGCGAATGATTCAGTTTGATCTTGTGGATTCCCAAAAGAATGCCCTTTTTTGGCAAGCTATTTCGGAGAGTGGTTTTAAACCCAAAAGTACGCCTTTGGAACGCGAGGAACTGCTAAGAAAAATCGTTGGAAAGGTTTTTTCAAAGTATCCCCCGGAATAGATCCCGTTTTTCCGCTTAGGGGGTCTTAATTGCCGCTCATCATTATTCGTGATTATTGTCGATTTAAGCTTCTTATTTTTGAATTTGTAACAATTTGGTGTATTTGCAAACTAATTCCATACGCTTTAAATTCATTTATAAACACTTCAAATCAAAATTCAATGAAAATGATCAAAAATCGAATCGGCAGTATTTTCCTTCTGTTCCTGGTTGGGTTATGTGCTCATGCCCAGGACATTTCAGGTTCCTGGAAGGGAAACTTATCCATACAGGGTGCGGAGATGCCCTTAATTTTTAACATAAAGAGCGAAGCCGACGCCTTAAGTGCCACCATGGACAGTCCTTCACAAGGTGCCACGGACATTCCCATGGATGAAACCAGCTTTCAAGATGGGAGCCTTACCATTTCTTTCAAGCAAGCCGGAATTAAATATGTTGGTGTTTTGGAAGGGGAAAAAATAACAGGTACCTTTTATCAAGGTGGAATGGAATTGCCCCTGGTCTTGGAGAAAACCGTAAAAACAATCCCCGGGAATCCGGAATTGGTGAGTTCCGATGAGGAATTGAATGCTCTGGGCCGCTTGGCGGAAGGGGATTATAAATACACCGTTGAGGATTATTTTGCCAAACCCAAGGCTTCAACTTTCCGATTCTCCCCGGATGGCAAATACATGTCCTATCGGGAAAAGGACGAGAATGGAAAAAGACACATTTATGTAAAGGATGTGACTTCTGGGGAGACCACCAGGGCCATAGAAGAAAAAGAGGAACTGGTTAGGGGCTATGCCTGGCTCAACAACAATCGGTTGGCCTATATTTCAGATACGGGCGGCGATGAAAATTACCATGTCTTTGCCGTTGACCTGGATGGGAGCAATCTTAAGGATTTAACCCCATTTGATGGGGTTCAGGCCCAATTTTCAAATTTATTGGACGAAGACAAAGAACATATTATTGTCAACCTTAACAAGAACAATCCCCAGGTATTTGAACCTTACAAAGTAAATGTAGTTACCGGGGAATTGACCCAGTTGTACGTAAATGACGACCCTGGCTCACCCATAATTGGATATGATTTTGACAAAAATGGAAATCTTAAGGGCTTTACCAAATTAAAGAATGGGGTTGATCAGGATTATTTCTATAAGGATTCCGAAGGCAATTTCAACGTATTGAAAAGCCTGAACTGGAAAGACACCTTTGTGGTAGTATCCTTTGATTACGCTACGGAATATGAGCATGATGCTTATGTGGTTTCCAATCTTGAAAGCGATAAGGCAAAAATCCTTCGATACGATCTAGGAAAAAATGAACCCCTGGGTGATGTATTTGCAAATGACAAATACGATGTGTCGGATATGTATCTTTCCAAAAACAGGGGGTATGAGTTGGATTATGTTAGTTATGAAGGTGAAAAGGCGGTCATTGTTCCTATTAGCAAAACCTATTCCAAGCTACATGACAGGATAACAAAAACCTTCCCGGCAAAGCAATACTCCATTGCAGATGCCACCGATGCGGAAGACAAACTTTTGATTTTTCTTCAAAGTGATAAGCTGTATGGGGAGTACCATTCCTATGATGTGGCAAAGGACGAATTTACTTTTCTGTACAACCTTATGCCCCAATTGAAGGAGGAAGATATGGCCGAAATGCGGCCAATCACCTTTACCAGTAGGGATGGTTTGACCATTCATGGATATATTACATTGCCGAAGGAAGCCCTACAAGGGGAAAAAGTACCGGTTATTGTAAATCCCCATGGAGGTCCCCAAGGTATTCGGGATTCATGGGGTTTTAATCCAGAGGCCCAATTATTTGCCAGTAGGGGGTACGCCACACTTCAAGTCAATTTTAGGATCTCCGGGGGTTACGGAAGGGAATTCTTGGAATCCGGATTTAAGCAAATTGGGAGAAAAGCCATGGATGATGTGGAGGATGGATTGAAATACGTGGTGGAACAAGGTTGGGTCGATAAGGAAAAGGCCGCAATTTATGGCGGTAGCCATGGAGGTTACGCCGTACTCAGGGGACTTACCAAAACCCCGGATCTTTACGCCTGTGGTGTTGATTACGTTGGCGTTTCCAACCTCTTCACCTTTATGGATTCCTTTCCGGAGTATTGGAAGCCCTATTTGGAAATCGTGAGGGAAATTTGGTATGATGAGACCATCCCGGAAGAAAAGGTAATTATGGAGGAAGTCTCCCCGGTATACCAGATTGGGAAGATAAAGAAACCCCTCTTTGTGGTACAGGGCGCAAATGACCCTAGGGTAAACATCAATGAATCCGATCAAATTGTGGAGGCTTTGAGGGCCAAGGGACAAGATGTACCCTATATGGTCAAATATGATGAGGGCCATGGTTTTGGTAAGGAGGAGAATTCCATAGCCTTGTACCGGGCTATGATGGGATTCTTTGCGAAGCACCTAAAGGACAAGGAGATTCCAACACCTGTGAAAGGATAGTTCAGAACAGGATTTTGAATTTCAAAAGGGGGCTTTTTGCCCCCTTTTTTTATCAAATTCCCAGTTGGTCCAAAATCAACTACCGTTCAGTCAAGTGGGTTTACCATTCGTCATAATTTTATTTCTGGCCCAATGTGACACCTATATATTTGTTGCATAATTAAAGGCGGACAGCATGATAACTATTGTAAAACTGGTAATAAGCTTGATATTGAGTGTCTTGCTTTGACCTCGAATCAATTCAATCAAAAAATGGACATTAGAAATTTGGATAGTACAAAAAGGACGGTTTTGGTCATTGGCGGTGTGGCCATCCTGGTAGGTGTAATCGGCCTATTTGGATTACAGCCCGTAATGGAACAGTTTTTTCCATTGTACATTGGACTTACCTTAACAGGTGCCGTTTTATTTCACAAAGACATGCCAGTTGAACAAAAGAAACCCCTATCAAAATCAGGTATACGGAAATGATAAAAGGGTAGAACTGGCAAGTCCCTTGTTAGGAATGTCCCATTCCCGTGCTATTTGTACTATCCAAAAAATAAAAAGTAACACAAGAAAATACTATGAAAACCAGAAATGCATTGTATTTGGCCGGAGCCATTTTGGTTGTGGCCACTTTGGTATCCATGTTCCAAAAGGCAGATCTTATTTGGGGCACATTAATGGTCATTAGCGCGGTTCTTATACTCTTTTTTGGATACCAAAAGGACAAACAATTGGTAAAAAAATGTATGACCAACCCACTTACCAAAAAGAAGGTTGCCCTGGTTACCTTGAGTTTAACGACCCTATTTTTTGGATTGGGATTTGCAGTGGGCAAACTTATCTACCTTTGGTCCCTGTAAAGAATCATTTTTCTAAATCTTAATGAATATTACGGACAAGAACAGGAACAGGATTTTTTGGATACTCCAGTTTGCCGGATGGGGCTTTTTAAGTTTGACCTCCATCTTCTTTTTGGACAAATTAGGGTCGTCTTTTGTGATTTTTAATGTAATCGCAGGAACACTGATTGGGGTGGTGTCTACAACAGCTTTACGCTACTATATAAAGAACATCGTTCTTGAAAATTTTAATCTCGAAAAGCTTTTAAAGATTGCCATTGGCACCGTATCGGCAGCTATACTGTATGGGATTTTGAATTACGGTATTGGCTATGCCTATGCCAAGTTAGGTCCTGATATCACGGAAGCCCAAAAACAGGTGTTAAAAGCTTTTGACAATGTTTGGCTCTTGGTATTTCAGTCGGTGTTTATAGTCGGTTCCTGGGTGGTGTGCTATCTGGTCATTAAACTCATCCTAAAAGCGAACAAAAATCGGGTGGAACGATTGGAACTCAACACGACCTTAAAACAAGCACAGTTGAATACGTTAAAAAGTCAGATCAATCCCCACTTTATGTTCAATAGTTTGAATAATATTAGGGGGTTAATGTTGGAAGATGTGGAGAAATCAAGGGAAATGCTGACGAAATTATCCGCAATGCTAAGGTATTCGTTGACCCAGAACAGTGTGGACGGTATAGCTTTGGAAGAGGAATTGGAAATGGTAGATAATTATATCGCCCTATCAAAAATTCAGTTTGAAGATCGACTGGAGTTTGATAAAAAAATTGATAGCGAAACTCGAAACATACACATTCCACCAATGCTTATTCAATTATTGGTCGAAAATGCAGCAAAGCACGGTATTGCCAACTTAAAACAGGGGGGCAAGATTTCACTATCCACCCAAAAAAATGGGGAATACCTAAGAATACAGGTTAAGAATACGGGAAGACTGCGTATAGCAAAGGATTCAACACAACTCGGTCTTAAGAACATTAAGCAACGTTTAAAACTATTGTATGGCGACAATGCTTCGTTTGAACTTGGTGAAGCTGAAAATGAAGTCGTAGCGGACATTAAAATACCCTTGTCATGAACATTAAAGCTGTAATCGTCGAAGATTCCAGATTGGCGCGAAATGAGCTGAAGGAACTGCTCAAACCCCATATCAACATTGAATTGGTAGGTGAAGCGGAGAATGTGGACATGGGCTTTGAGTTGATTCAAAATACGCGACCGGATCTGCTGTTTTTGGATATCAATATGCCCGAGAAAGATGGGTTTGAGTTATTGGAACTATTGGATGAGGTACCCATTACCATTTTTACAACCGCCTTTGATGAATATGCCATTAAGTCCTTCGAATACAATGCCCTGGATTATC
The sequence above is a segment of the Muricauda sp. SCSIO 64092 genome. Coding sequences within it:
- the purE gene encoding 5-(carboxyamino)imidazole ribonucleotide mutase, with the protein product MSKVAVIMGSTSDLPVMQDAVDILKGFDIEVDVDIVSAHRTPEKLFEFGKNAHKNGYSVIIAGAGGAAHLPGMVASLSPLPVIGVPVKSSNSIDGWDSVLSILQMPGGVPVATVALNGAKNAGILAAQIIGSSDKCVRDKVEVYKEGLKQKVIAGAKEVQTKK
- a CDS encoding 5-(carboxyamino)imidazole ribonucleotide synthase, coding for MDYFSSDFKLGILGGGQLGKMLLYETRKWDVFTKVMDLSPEAPCKIACNDFVQGNLLDEDAVFNFGKDVGVLTIEIENVNVDALEKLEAEGVTVYPQSKVLRTIQNKAKQKLSYRDHDIPTSDFSRFAYTSEIKESIAHGGLQLPFVWKSAQFGYDGQGVKIIREIEDLKGLPNVECIAEQFVNFKNELAVIVARNAQGETKTYPVVEMEFHPEANQVEYVLCPARIDETVAKRAQEVALKVSESFDHVGLLAVELFQTHEDEILVNEVAPRPHNSGHYSIEASYTNQFEQHLRCILGLPLGKTDSKVAGVMVNLVGAEGHSGDVVYEHIKDILGKRGVTPHIYGKKQTRPFRKMGHVTIVHENIERAREIAQQVKDKIKVISK
- a CDS encoding adenylate kinase; protein product: MIKLHDKYFEPFLNEAEIKAAVKKIAQEIAADYKNEVPIFVGVLNGAFMFVSDLLKEYPHPCEVTFVKLSSYHGLTSTGIVETLLDVSEDIEGRSIIILEDIIDTGRTLQKLVHLFSKTHVKEFKIASLFYKSEIYNGEYTIDYVGLEIPTKFIVGYGLDYNELGRNLKEVYQLNQTNMINLVLFGKPGAGKGTQAGFLKEKYNLKHISTGDVFRYNIKNGTELGKLAKSYIDDGDLVPDEVTIKMLQDEVEKNQDAAGFIFDGFPRTTAQAQALDNFLESKDMQVNATIALEADDEILIQRLLERGKESGRSDDQDENKIRNRFDEYNEKTAPLKDYYQNQGKFHSVNGIGGIAEITERLGKVIDEL
- the obgE gene encoding GTPase ObgE, with amino-acid sequence MTEGNFVDYVKIHVSSGNGGKGSTHLRREKFVAMGGPDGGDGGRGGHIVIKGNKNLWTLVHYKFKRHFKAGHGEHGGRQRSTGANGQDIYLEVPLGTVVRDTDSNELLFEITEDGEEKTVAKGGLGGRGNWHFKSSVNQTPRYAQPGIEGQVKNLTLELKVLADVGLVGFPNAGKSTLLSVMTSAKPKIADYEFTTLKPNLGIVQYRDFKSFVMADIPGIIEGAAEGKGLGHYFLRHIERNATLLFLIPADSKDISKEYEILLDELRRYNPELLDKQRLVAISKSDMLDDELTEEIDRSLKDDFKDVDYLFISSVSQKGILELKDKLWMLLND
- a CDS encoding DUF4136 domain-containing protein, translating into MKFVPLLFVLLLFAGCAAVQVNYDYSKRTDFSNYATYNYFLDMETGLSELDERRLLRVLDSTLQSKGLLLSEEPDILVNIISEEFPDVPQNTLGVGIGGTGGNAGGGISMGIPVSSSSRLRRMIQFDLVDSQKNALFWQAISESGFKPKSTPLEREELLRKIVGKVFSKYPPE
- a CDS encoding alpha/beta hydrolase family protein → MIKNRIGSIFLLFLVGLCAHAQDISGSWKGNLSIQGAEMPLIFNIKSEADALSATMDSPSQGATDIPMDETSFQDGSLTISFKQAGIKYVGVLEGEKITGTFYQGGMELPLVLEKTVKTIPGNPELVSSDEELNALGRLAEGDYKYTVEDYFAKPKASTFRFSPDGKYMSYREKDENGKRHIYVKDVTSGETTRAIEEKEELVRGYAWLNNNRLAYISDTGGDENYHVFAVDLDGSNLKDLTPFDGVQAQFSNLLDEDKEHIIVNLNKNNPQVFEPYKVNVVTGELTQLYVNDDPGSPIIGYDFDKNGNLKGFTKLKNGVDQDYFYKDSEGNFNVLKSLNWKDTFVVVSFDYATEYEHDAYVVSNLESDKAKILRYDLGKNEPLGDVFANDKYDVSDMYLSKNRGYELDYVSYEGEKAVIVPISKTYSKLHDRITKTFPAKQYSIADATDAEDKLLIFLQSDKLYGEYHSYDVAKDEFTFLYNLMPQLKEEDMAEMRPITFTSRDGLTIHGYITLPKEALQGEKVPVIVNPHGGPQGIRDSWGFNPEAQLFASRGYATLQVNFRISGGYGREFLESGFKQIGRKAMDDVEDGLKYVVEQGWVDKEKAAIYGGSHGGYAVLRGLTKTPDLYACGVDYVGVSNLFTFMDSFPEYWKPYLEIVREIWYDETIPEEKVIMEEVSPVYQIGKIKKPLFVVQGANDPRVNINESDQIVEALRAKGQDVPYMVKYDEGHGFGKEENSIALYRAMMGFFAKHLKDKEIPTPVKG
- a CDS encoding sensor histidine kinase, with amino-acid sequence MNITDKNRNRIFWILQFAGWGFLSLTSIFFLDKLGSSFVIFNVIAGTLIGVVSTTALRYYIKNIVLENFNLEKLLKIAIGTVSAAILYGILNYGIGYAYAKLGPDITEAQKQVLKAFDNVWLLVFQSVFIVGSWVVCYLVIKLILKANKNRVERLELNTTLKQAQLNTLKSQINPHFMFNSLNNIRGLMLEDVEKSREMLTKLSAMLRYSLTQNSVDGIALEEELEMVDNYIALSKIQFEDRLEFDKKIDSETRNIHIPPMLIQLLVENAAKHGIANLKQGGKISLSTQKNGEYLRIQVKNTGRLRIAKDSTQLGLKNIKQRLKLLYGDNASFELGEAENEVVADIKIPLS